A genomic window from Candidatus Cloacimonas sp. includes:
- a CDS encoding radical SAM protein, with the protein MEKHLNVTEIYYSLQGESNYSGYPCIFIRLSECNLRCFYCDTQYAFGKGKSMAISSIMEEVKKFPCSLIEITGGEPLLQEDVDALFDTLHNLSYQILLETNGALSLANVPNYLIKIVDVKTPGSGMQNSFLPENLQYLNPQDELKFVLTDKMDYNFALQFLRENKPNIATVHFSPVTDVLSPKELAGWMLEDGMKAKLTLQLHKIIGMA; encoded by the coding sequence ATGGAAAAACACTTGAATGTAACTGAAATTTACTATTCTTTACAGGGCGAATCTAATTACAGTGGCTATCCCTGTATTTTTATCCGCCTCTCTGAATGCAATTTGCGTTGTTTTTACTGCGATACTCAATATGCCTTCGGTAAAGGAAAATCAATGGCTATCAGCTCTATAATGGAAGAAGTTAAAAAATTCCCTTGCTCCCTTATTGAAATTACCGGCGGCGAACCTCTCCTCCAGGAAGATGTGGATGCCTTGTTTGACACACTGCATAATTTATCCTACCAAATTTTACTGGAAACCAATGGAGCCCTGTCTCTGGCAAATGTCCCGAACTATTTAATTAAAATTGTGGATGTTAAAACTCCAGGCAGCGGAATGCAAAACAGTTTTCTGCCGGAAAACCTGCAATATCTAAATCCTCAAGATGAACTTAAGTTTGTTTTAACGGATAAAATGGATTATAATTTTGCCCTTCAGTTCCTGCGAGAAAACAAACCGAATATTGCCACAGTTCATTTTTCTCCGGTAACGGATGTTTTAAGCCCGAAAGAATTGGCTGGTTGGATGCTGGAAGATGGAATGAAAGCAAAATTGACATTGCAGCTGCACAAAATAATCGGGATGGCATAA